A stretch of Gymnodinialimonas phycosphaerae DNA encodes these proteins:
- a CDS encoding MurR/RpiR family transcriptional regulator produces the protein MADNQADFGLDPIRETARKAGVSTFTLVRLAKLLGFDRFDDLREPFRHALVSHTEQVEGRAWLDQWREDSPSAAYQADAAANSLSVVQRSLQRQTPEKLQHAVQMMLQARTVYLTAMRASYGLAYHFHYVARMALRSMELVPRHMSTAIDELKDAGPGDVLMAMTFSPYSLETIEAAAYAKSKGAKLIMVTDSEIMAPGLEPDLTLLVSTLSTHHFACNSGAMALLEILLAMIVKEGGEGARARIADYEALRRDHSAYWSAPKKH, from the coding sequence GTGGCGGACAATCAAGCGGACTTCGGACTGGACCCGATCCGGGAAACCGCGCGTAAGGCGGGGGTGTCCACCTTCACCCTGGTGCGCCTGGCCAAACTGTTGGGGTTCGACCGCTTCGATGACCTGCGAGAGCCGTTCCGCCACGCGCTTGTGTCGCACACCGAACAGGTCGAGGGGCGCGCCTGGCTGGACCAATGGCGCGAGGATTCGCCAAGTGCGGCCTATCAGGCGGATGCGGCGGCGAACTCTTTGTCCGTCGTGCAGCGGTCATTGCAGCGCCAAACGCCCGAAAAACTGCAACACGCCGTTCAGATGATGTTGCAGGCGCGGACGGTGTATCTGACCGCGATGCGCGCGTCCTACGGATTGGCTTACCACTTTCATTACGTGGCACGCATGGCATTGCGATCAATGGAACTTGTGCCGCGCCATATGTCGACTGCCATCGACGAATTGAAGGACGCAGGCCCCGGCGACGTGTTGATGGCGATGACCTTCAGCCCCTACAGCCTTGAGACGATCGAGGCTGCCGCCTATGCCAAATCCAAGGGCGCGAAGCTGATCATGGTAACCGACAGCGAAATCATGGCCCCGGGGTTGGAGCCCGATTTGACGCTTCTGGTCTCGACCCTCTCGACGCATCATTTTGCCTGCAACTCGGGCGCCATGGCTTTGTTAGAGATCCTTCTGGCGATGATCGTGAAGGAAGGCGGCGAGGGGGCCCGCGCGCGAATCGCGGACTACGAGGCATTGCGCCGCGATCACAGCGCGTACTGGTCCGCCCCGAAAAAACATTAG
- a CDS encoding GcvT family protein, whose translation MSPILPSQASVVVIGGGIMGTSTLYHLAKMGVSDAILLERNKLTSGTTWHSAAQVRALRHSRNLTRMIQYSVDLYAQLEEETGQSVGWIQKGSLSIATTEDRLTHVRRQGALAKAFGIDVTEISAGEAQERWPLMNGEDVLGAVWSPDDGRVSPSDVCAALVKAAKGLGAKIFEDTGVTGILTENGRVKGVETTQGTVMCDAIALCGGLWSRELGAMAGAEVPLWPCEHFYLLTKPIDGITGNMPTLSDHDSHLYIRDDSGGLLVGCFEPMGKAIKPGVLDENFEFGLLGEDWDHFEPMMMNALHRLPALETAEVKMLLNGPESFTSDGAFMLGETAETKGLFLGTGMNSVGMASGGGAGMNLAHAIVHGHTAYDLGEADAKRFAPVFNSVEHLMARAPEILGTHYDIAYPGKQLKTTRDLRLLPLDAEYRAAKAHMGQVYGWERPLYFGKTFEPAMTFARPDWHDNVAAEVHAAHTKAAIYDASPFGKIDVEGPDAEAFLLHVCAGYMGRAPGSVIYTAMLNDRGTFESDLTAQRISDTLYRLFVGTNAIKRDLTWLRRHADGFDVTLTDTTEVYAVLALMGPEAARIAAEVGAPELHDIGYFKQAGAHIAGKHVRAARMSYVGEAGWEITCKAENATAIYKALTDAGAVPAGLFAQTSMRIEKGFCAMGHELDGDVTPIATGLDFATRKKGGFIGAEALADARANGATNHVISLVLDDVSANPLGHEPIYAGDKIIGETSSAAFGHRVGRPIALGHVRAPLADGTQVTLDIAGTHYTAKVVLGPICDPDGAWMKPSSSES comes from the coding sequence ATGTCCCCAATTCTTCCCTCTCAGGCTTCTGTCGTCGTGATCGGCGGCGGTATCATGGGCACGTCGACGCTGTATCACCTCGCCAAGATGGGCGTCTCCGATGCGATCCTGCTGGAGCGTAACAAGCTGACCTCTGGCACCACGTGGCATTCGGCGGCGCAGGTCCGCGCCCTGCGCCATTCGCGCAACCTGACACGGATGATCCAGTACTCGGTCGATCTCTACGCACAGCTTGAGGAAGAAACCGGCCAATCCGTGGGCTGGATCCAGAAAGGGTCCCTGTCGATTGCCACCACTGAAGATCGCCTCACTCACGTCCGCCGCCAAGGCGCGTTAGCCAAGGCGTTCGGCATCGACGTAACCGAGATCTCGGCAGGCGAGGCGCAAGAGCGTTGGCCGCTTATGAACGGCGAAGATGTTCTCGGTGCCGTCTGGTCGCCGGACGATGGCCGTGTCAGCCCCTCGGACGTCTGCGCCGCGCTGGTGAAGGCCGCCAAGGGCCTTGGGGCGAAAATTTTTGAGGACACGGGCGTCACCGGCATCCTGACCGAAAACGGCCGCGTGAAGGGCGTTGAAACCACTCAAGGCACCGTGATGTGCGACGCGATTGCGCTGTGCGGGGGCCTCTGGTCGCGCGAGTTGGGTGCCATGGCGGGCGCCGAGGTGCCGCTTTGGCCGTGTGAACATTTCTACCTGCTGACCAAGCCCATCGATGGGATCACCGGCAATATGCCCACGCTCAGCGACCACGACAGCCACCTTTATATCCGCGACGATAGCGGCGGGTTGCTGGTGGGCTGTTTTGAGCCGATGGGCAAGGCGATCAAGCCGGGCGTGCTGGATGAGAATTTCGAATTCGGCCTTCTGGGCGAGGATTGGGATCACTTCGAGCCAATGATGATGAACGCCCTGCATCGGTTGCCCGCGCTGGAAACGGCAGAGGTGAAGATGCTGCTGAACGGGCCAGAGTCCTTCACCTCCGATGGCGCGTTCATGTTGGGCGAGACGGCGGAAACCAAGGGCCTCTTCCTTGGCACCGGCATGAACTCCGTTGGCATGGCATCGGGTGGCGGCGCGGGGATGAACCTCGCCCACGCCATCGTGCATGGCCACACTGCCTATGATCTGGGAGAGGCGGACGCCAAGCGCTTCGCGCCGGTGTTCAACTCGGTCGAACATCTCATGGCCCGCGCGCCGGAAATCCTGGGCACCCATTACGACATCGCCTATCCCGGCAAGCAGTTGAAGACTACGCGCGACCTGCGCCTGCTGCCGCTGGATGCGGAATATCGCGCCGCGAAGGCCCATATGGGGCAGGTCTATGGCTGGGAACGCCCGCTCTATTTCGGCAAGACGTTCGAGCCCGCGATGACCTTCGCCCGCCCCGATTGGCACGACAATGTCGCAGCCGAGGTTCACGCCGCCCATACCAAGGCGGCGATTTACGACGCCTCTCCCTTCGGCAAGATCGACGTGGAAGGCCCGGATGCGGAGGCCTTCCTGCTGCACGTCTGCGCCGGCTACATGGGCCGCGCGCCGGGGTCCGTCATCTACACGGCAATGCTCAACGATCGCGGCACCTTCGAGTCCGATCTGACGGCACAGCGAATTTCCGACACGCTCTACCGCCTGTTCGTCGGTACCAACGCCATTAAGCGCGACCTCACCTGGCTGCGCCGCCATGCCGACGGCTTCGACGTGACCCTGACCGACACCACCGAGGTCTACGCCGTCCTTGCTCTGATGGGCCCCGAAGCCGCGCGCATCGCGGCGGAGGTCGGCGCGCCTGAGTTGCACGACATCGGGTATTTCAAACAAGCGGGCGCGCACATTGCGGGCAAACATGTCCGCGCAGCGCGGATGTCGTATGTGGGCGAGGCCGGGTGGGAAATCACCTGCAAGGCCGAGAATGCTACCGCCATCTACAAGGCCTTGACGGACGCGGGCGCGGTCCCCGCAGGCCTGTTTGCGCAGACGTCCATGCGGATCGAGAAGGGCTTTTGTGCCATGGGTCACGAGTTGGACGGCGACGTCACGCCCATCGCCACCGGCCTCGATTTCGCGACCCGAAAGAAGGGCGGCTTCATCGGGGCGGAGGCCTTGGCGGACGCGCGCGCAAACGGGGCAACAAACCACGTCATTTCTCTTGTCCTCGACGACGTATCCGCCAACCCGCTAGGGCATGAGCCGATCTACGCCGGCGACAAGATCATCGGCGAAACCAGTTCTGCCGCCTTCGGTCACCGTGTTGGGCGCCCCATCGCCCTGGGCCATGTCCGCGCGCCCCTGGCGGATGGTACGCAAGTCACCCTCGATATCGCTGGCACGCACTACACTGCCAAAGTTGTCCTCGGCCCTATCTGCGACCCGGATGGCGCTTGGATGAAACCCTCCTCCAGTGAAAGCTGA
- a CDS encoding aspartate aminotransferase family protein: protein MSHVFPRHCHAELPTAVAGDGCYLIDATGKRYFDGSGGAAVSCLGHSNVRVKQAIKDQVDALAYAHTGFFTTDPAEELADILIDHAPGDLDRVYFVSGGSEAVESAIKLARQYHVENGQPQRRHLIARRQSYHGNTLGALAAGGNAWRREQFSPLLIDVHHIAPCYEYAERAEGETLDAYAARSAQELEDEIQRLGPDTVMAFIAEPVVGATLGAVPAVGDYYTRIREICDRHGVLLILDEVMCGMGRTGHLFACDADGIAPDILCIAKGLGAGYQPIGAMLCSKQIYQAVSDGTGFFQHGHTYLAHPIAAAAGRAVLQEMLERDLIAGVRTKGAAFEARLRDRFAQMPHVGDIRGRGLFWGIEFVADRATKTPFAPHHGLAGKLKKAAMAEGLACYPMAGTRDGKHGDHVLLAPPFIMTEAQMDEVVDKLARATETVLAKVDMS, encoded by the coding sequence ATGTCACATGTCTTTCCCCGCCACTGCCATGCCGAGCTGCCCACCGCCGTTGCGGGCGATGGCTGCTACCTGATCGACGCGACCGGCAAACGCTATTTCGATGGCTCCGGCGGTGCTGCCGTGTCCTGCCTTGGCCATTCCAACGTACGGGTGAAGCAGGCGATCAAGGACCAGGTCGACGCGCTGGCCTATGCCCACACCGGGTTCTTCACGACCGACCCGGCGGAAGAGCTGGCGGATATTCTGATCGACCACGCCCCCGGCGACCTGGACCGCGTCTACTTTGTTTCCGGCGGATCGGAAGCGGTGGAATCGGCGATCAAACTGGCCCGCCAGTACCACGTGGAAAACGGCCAGCCCCAGCGCCGCCACCTGATCGCGCGGCGGCAAAGCTATCACGGCAACACCCTCGGCGCTTTGGCGGCGGGCGGCAATGCATGGCGGCGGGAGCAGTTCTCACCTCTGTTGATCGATGTGCATCACATCGCGCCCTGCTATGAATACGCCGAACGCGCAGAGGGCGAGACGCTGGACGCCTACGCTGCCCGATCTGCGCAGGAGTTGGAGGATGAAATCCAGCGCCTAGGCCCCGACACCGTCATGGCCTTCATTGCCGAACCCGTCGTGGGCGCGACCTTGGGCGCGGTGCCGGCAGTAGGCGATTACTACACCCGTATCCGTGAGATCTGCGACCGCCACGGTGTGCTGTTGATCCTGGATGAGGTCATGTGCGGCATGGGCCGCACCGGGCATCTGTTCGCCTGCGATGCAGACGGGATTGCGCCCGATATCCTGTGCATCGCCAAGGGTCTTGGCGCGGGCTACCAGCCGATTGGCGCGATGCTGTGCAGCAAACAGATCTACCAAGCCGTCTCAGATGGGACCGGGTTCTTTCAGCACGGCCACACCTACCTTGCCCACCCCATCGCGGCTGCCGCCGGGCGTGCGGTTCTGCAAGAGATGTTGGAGCGTGACCTGATCGCGGGCGTGCGAACAAAAGGCGCGGCGTTCGAGGCGCGCCTGCGTGATCGCTTTGCGCAGATGCCCCATGTGGGCGATATCCGGGGACGCGGGCTATTCTGGGGCATAGAATTTGTTGCGGATCGCGCGACGAAAACCCCCTTTGCCCCGCACCATGGCCTTGCGGGCAAGCTGAAGAAAGCCGCCATGGCCGAGGGCCTCGCCTGCTACCCCATGGCGGGTACCCGCGATGGCAAGCACGGCGATCACGTGCTTCTGGCCCCGCCGTTCATCATGACGGAGGCGCAGATGGACGAAGTCGTCGACAAACTGGCCCGCGCGACGGAAACCGTGTTGGCAAAGGTGGATATGTCCTGA
- a CDS encoding AMP-binding protein, whose amino-acid sequence MTSHQSVAAELVRAVSEFPDRSAMSDQARTVTYQRLGQFVSTLGAHLDARQVVGIFGSPGVAMGASAVACVIHGRPFVHLDPAMPQMVLHNIVSELQVSVIVTCEAAAPGQLPGDCKTVDANDLLSEAPAPHGTLHAATVDPADPIYLVATSGTTGRPKCIPVSQDAAYLSYAWRDEFTPYDPDMRVGIYIFAIWEMFRPLRKGAGLWFPDASTLFAPAKLADFLIAHDIDEMLFTPSFYDTFLNALDADKAAALPIHRVVLNGEVVSDDLILSSLAKLPDAALWNLYSICETHDVCMSHLTEPAGDKPASVGVPMEHLRAVILDHEDRPCPPGTSGQLHFEGPRMLGPGYVNRPEETLLRFRELTHEGRKARLYDTGDQAWVDDSGALHIEGRVAHMLKLRGFSIQTKELADTMRDRIAFSSAAPWVAEVGSRGQSLIFYFAADAAQAKRNADDWGIVAGSNKIPASLAADLRAVLPAYCVPSFLVQMEALPLHPVSGKADMRALPLVMEEAQGTHYAEDAVIAAAALAMSCAPSDIDPALSFHAQGGDSLMCVTLMLELEKTYGLPIDFDLAMNVPLHRLDQLMTQEADAPAPAEDFDRPGILLTGATGFLGGHVLAKAARDLPPDEVIYCLVRDKNRGARDRLAEAALAHGVAAERYVIVHGTLDAPRFALAQDAYTALARSVSKVVHCAAIVNLAIGRDEMLDWSARGMDTVLTFCGDAGADLRFTSSSAVFPDRGGPWPEAPAKPWDGCTGYGAAKIAAEDAIRAAGIPAAIVRLPSLYDLEAPNPRDIYEIILEASLRAEHMPEGLEFPMTDVTAAAAFLLGPVTASDALIYNLMADAHVVPKDPHALPPADWLAKVTLAEGIAKVITEFPDTLRATSTFDNSAARAAWAQVSDQPFAVISDGDALLARRARDYQRDPALI is encoded by the coding sequence ATGACATCACATCAATCAGTTGCGGCCGAACTCGTGCGTGCCGTTTCCGAGTTCCCGGATCGGTCTGCCATGTCAGATCAGGCGCGCACGGTCACTTACCAAAGGCTCGGCCAGTTCGTCTCGACTCTGGGTGCACATCTGGACGCGCGGCAGGTGGTCGGCATCTTCGGCTCTCCGGGTGTTGCGATGGGCGCGAGTGCTGTTGCCTGTGTTATCCATGGCCGCCCCTTCGTCCATCTTGACCCCGCGATGCCACAGATGGTGCTGCATAACATCGTGTCCGAGTTGCAGGTCAGCGTGATCGTCACCTGTGAAGCCGCCGCACCAGGGCAACTGCCGGGCGATTGTAAAACGGTTGATGCCAATGACCTGCTTTCTGAAGCGCCCGCGCCCCATGGAACGTTGCACGCGGCCACCGTAGACCCGGCCGATCCGATCTATCTGGTCGCCACGTCCGGCACGACGGGGCGCCCCAAGTGCATTCCGGTGTCACAGGATGCCGCCTACCTGTCTTATGCCTGGCGTGATGAGTTCACCCCCTACGACCCCGACATGCGCGTCGGCATCTACATTTTCGCAATCTGGGAGATGTTCCGCCCCCTACGCAAGGGGGCCGGCCTGTGGTTCCCCGACGCCAGCACCCTCTTCGCCCCGGCCAAGCTGGCCGACTTCCTGATCGCCCATGATATTGACGAGATGCTGTTCACCCCATCTTTCTACGACACCTTCCTCAATGCCCTGGACGCCGACAAGGCCGCCGCCCTGCCGATCCATCGCGTCGTCCTGAATGGGGAGGTGGTCAGCGATGACCTGATCCTGTCGTCCCTAGCCAAACTGCCTGACGCGGCGCTTTGGAACCTCTACAGCATTTGCGAAACCCACGATGTCTGCATGTCGCATTTGACGGAACCCGCAGGGGATAAACCTGCATCCGTGGGCGTCCCGATGGAGCATCTGCGCGCCGTCATTCTGGATCACGAGGACCGGCCCTGCCCGCCCGGCACGTCGGGGCAATTGCATTTCGAAGGCCCCCGGATGCTTGGCCCCGGCTATGTGAACCGGCCCGAAGAAACGCTTTTGCGGTTTCGGGAGCTGACACACGAAGGACGCAAGGCCCGCCTTTATGACACCGGCGATCAGGCTTGGGTGGATGACAGCGGCGCGCTGCACATCGAAGGACGCGTTGCGCATATGTTGAAGTTGCGCGGATTTTCGATCCAGACCAAAGAGCTGGCCGACACGATGCGCGACCGGATCGCCTTTTCCAGCGCGGCCCCTTGGGTGGCAGAAGTCGGTAGTCGTGGCCAAAGCCTGATCTTCTACTTTGCCGCCGACGCCGCGCAAGCCAAACGCAACGCCGATGACTGGGGGATCGTGGCGGGAAGCAACAAGATCCCGGCCTCCCTTGCCGCCGATCTTCGCGCCGTGTTGCCCGCCTATTGTGTGCCCTCCTTCCTGGTGCAGATGGAGGCCCTGCCCCTGCACCCGGTGTCGGGCAAGGCGGATATGCGCGCTTTGCCCCTGGTCATGGAAGAGGCCCAGGGCACCCACTACGCCGAGGACGCCGTGATTGCCGCCGCGGCACTGGCCATGTCCTGCGCGCCCTCGGACATCGACCCGGCGCTGAGTTTTCACGCGCAGGGCGGTGACTCGTTGATGTGCGTGACGCTGATGCTGGAGCTTGAGAAGACCTATGGTCTTCCCATCGACTTCGACCTTGCGATGAATGTGCCGCTGCACCGGCTGGACCAGCTGATGACGCAAGAGGCCGACGCCCCCGCCCCCGCAGAGGATTTCGACCGCCCCGGCATCTTGCTGACAGGCGCGACCGGCTTTCTGGGCGGGCACGTTCTTGCCAAGGCGGCGCGCGATCTGCCCCCGGATGAAGTCATCTATTGCCTTGTGCGCGACAAGAACCGGGGCGCGCGGGATCGCTTGGCCGAGGCCGCCCTCGCCCATGGCGTCGCGGCCGAGCGCTACGTGATCGTTCACGGCACCCTTGACGCGCCCCGTTTCGCGCTGGCCCAGGATGCCTACACGGCGCTGGCCCGCTCCGTCAGCAAAGTCGTACATTGCGCGGCGATTGTGAATCTTGCCATCGGGCGGGACGAGATGCTGGATTGGTCGGCCCGCGGGATGGATACGGTGCTGACATTCTGTGGCGATGCGGGCGCTGACCTGCGCTTCACCTCGTCCAGCGCGGTTTTTCCCGACCGGGGCGGCCCCTGGCCCGAGGCCCCCGCGAAACCCTGGGACGGCTGCACCGGCTATGGCGCGGCCAAGATCGCGGCGGAAGACGCCATTCGCGCGGCGGGTATTCCGGCAGCGATCGTGCGCTTGCCATCGCTTTATGATCTGGAGGCGCCGAACCCGCGCGACATCTACGAGATCATTCTGGAGGCGTCCTTGCGGGCGGAGCACATGCCGGAAGGGCTCGAATTTCCGATGACCGACGTGACAGCTGCCGCCGCCTTCCTGCTTGGCCCCGTCACGGCATCTGACGCCCTGATCTATAACCTCATGGCCGACGCGCATGTCGTCCCGAAGGACCCGCACGCCCTGCCCCCGGCGGACTGGCTGGCGAAGGTCACCCTTGCCGAGGGCATCGCCAAGGTGATCACCGAGTTTCCGGACACGCTGCGTGCCACTTCAACTTTCGACAATAGCGCCGCCCGTGCCGCCTGGGCGCAGGTCAGCGACCAGCCGTTTGCCGTGATCAGCGATGGCGACGCGTTGCTGGCGCGCCGCGCGCGGGACTACCAAAGGGATCCGGCGTTGATCTGA
- a CDS encoding SDR family NAD(P)-dependent oxidoreductase, producing the protein MTSRDRTAIVTGGLSGMGLAIARRLVSDGTAVVVGARSAGDAARVRDVLGADSAHIQAAALDVQSRDSVDDFVAQVVEAHGGVDILVNAAGVYEEAAVIDHPEDVWDDHINTNLSGTFRMIRAVMPHMMRARWGRIINIASVAANNGMANNAAYCASKAGLLGLGRCVSLEGAAHGVTCVSISPTWVETEMLRRFIDADMEATGQSLEEVRAEYAKSNPQNQLVQPSEVAELAAFLASDAARALTMEDYQINAGSLW; encoded by the coding sequence ATGACATCACGGGATAGAACGGCGATTGTGACGGGTGGGTTGTCTGGGATGGGCCTTGCGATCGCTCGCAGGTTGGTCAGCGACGGCACAGCTGTTGTGGTCGGCGCACGCAGCGCGGGCGATGCCGCGCGCGTCCGCGACGTCCTTGGGGCAGACAGCGCGCATATCCAAGCCGCCGCCCTGGACGTGCAATCGCGCGATAGCGTCGATGACTTCGTCGCACAGGTGGTCGAGGCCCATGGCGGCGTTGATATCCTGGTCAATGCCGCAGGCGTCTATGAAGAGGCCGCCGTGATCGATCATCCCGAAGACGTCTGGGACGATCATATCAACACCAACCTGAGCGGCACTTTCCGCATGATCCGTGCGGTGATGCCCCACATGATGCGCGCGCGCTGGGGACGGATCATCAACATCGCCTCGGTCGCGGCAAATAATGGCATGGCCAACAACGCAGCCTATTGCGCGTCCAAGGCGGGGCTTTTGGGACTGGGGCGCTGTGTCAGCCTTGAGGGCGCGGCGCATGGCGTCACCTGCGTGTCGATCAGCCCGACATGGGTCGAGACCGAGATGCTGCGCCGCTTCATCGATGCCGACATGGAAGCGACCGGGCAGAGCCTGGAAGAGGTCCGCGCCGAATACGCCAAGTCGAACCCGCAGAACCAGTTGGTTCAACCCTCCGAGGTGGCAGAGCTTGCGGCGTTCCTGGCCAGCGACGCAGCCCGCGCGCTGACGATGGAGGACTATCAGATCAACGCCGGATCCCTTTGGTAG
- a CDS encoding transporter substrate-binding domain-containing protein, with amino-acid sequence MTANLADIAKDGVLRVAINTGNRALVQTEGGTLTGVSPALARRLAAALNVTLEPVIYSGAGKVFADAERDVWDVAFLAIDATRARKVSFTRPYHVIEATYAVRAASPIQDVVDVDQAGTQVLTSTGSAYDMHLSANLHHADLAHSGTPPESFAEFRDGRGDAVAGVRASLHRAFGADDAFRILPGVLTRVSQAMVLPGPDNATIEPLDSFVGAAIDEGFVAQALDPRE; translated from the coding sequence ATGACAGCTAACCTGGCCGACATCGCCAAGGACGGCGTGCTGCGCGTGGCGATCAACACCGGAAACCGGGCCCTGGTGCAGACGGAGGGGGGAACATTGACCGGCGTCAGCCCTGCCTTGGCCCGGCGACTGGCCGCCGCCTTGAACGTGACCCTGGAGCCGGTGATCTATTCCGGCGCAGGCAAGGTCTTTGCCGATGCCGAGCGTGACGTTTGGGACGTGGCCTTCCTGGCCATCGATGCAACGCGCGCCCGCAAGGTCAGTTTCACGCGGCCCTATCACGTGATCGAGGCAACCTATGCCGTGCGCGCCGCATCGCCCATTCAGGACGTGGTGGATGTGGATCAGGCGGGCACCCAGGTTCTGACCTCCACCGGTTCCGCCTACGATATGCATCTGTCTGCGAACCTGCATCACGCCGATCTGGCGCATTCCGGCACACCGCCCGAGAGTTTCGCGGAATTCCGGGACGGGCGCGGTGACGCCGTGGCGGGCGTTCGCGCCTCGTTGCACCGCGCTTTTGGCGCTGACGACGCCTTCCGGATCCTGCCAGGCGTGCTGACCCGCGTGTCGCAAGCCATGGTGCTCCCGGGCCCCGACAATGCAACGATCGAGCCCCTGGACAGCTTTGTAGGCGCTGCCATTGACGAAGGGTTTGTGGCGCAGGCCCTGGATCCGCGGGAGTGA
- a CDS encoding sulfite exporter TauE/SafE family protein → MLSLLPEGLSLAAFWITMAASFAGSFITAAFGIGGGGLLLAILASIVPPAALIPVHGVVQAGSNAGRMVMLWREIFWPALPWFAVGTLIGVAIGGAVAVELPPQYVQIGVGAFVIYTVLARAPRWFSRWPLFTGLISSFLTMFFGATGLFVASFTKSHKLPRHAHVATHATLMTLQHGLKVVAFGVLGFAYADWIWVIALMIGVGLVGTYAGRLVLNRLTDVRFGLTLNILLVLISLRLIWQGITTP, encoded by the coding sequence ATGCTGAGCCTTCTGCCCGAAGGGCTGAGCCTTGCCGCGTTCTGGATCACCATGGCGGCCAGTTTCGCGGGGTCCTTCATCACCGCCGCCTTCGGCATTGGCGGCGGGGGACTGTTGCTGGCGATCCTGGCCTCGATCGTGCCGCCCGCCGCCCTGATCCCGGTGCACGGCGTGGTGCAGGCGGGATCAAACGCAGGCCGCATGGTGATGCTGTGGCGAGAGATCTTCTGGCCCGCGCTGCCATGGTTCGCCGTCGGCACGCTGATCGGCGTGGCGATCGGCGGGGCGGTGGCGGTCGAATTGCCGCCGCAATACGTGCAGATCGGGGTCGGCGCTTTCGTGATCTACACCGTGCTTGCCCGCGCCCCGCGCTGGTTCAGCCGCTGGCCGTTGTTCACTGGCCTCATCTCCAGCTTTCTGACGATGTTTTTCGGGGCGACGGGCCTTTTCGTGGCCAGCTTCACCAAGTCCCACAAGCTGCCACGCCACGCCCATGTGGCAACCCACGCCACGCTGATGACCCTGCAACACGGGCTGAAGGTCGTGGCCTTCGGGGTGCTGGGGTTCGCCTATGCCGACTGGATCTGGGTCATCGCCCTGATGATCGGCGTGGGCCTTGTCGGGACCTATGCGGGCCGCTTGGTGCTGAACCGATTGACGGACGTACGCTTCGGCTTGACCCTGAATATCTTGCTGGTGCTGATTTCACTTCGCCTCATCTGGCAAGGGATCACCACCCCATGA
- a CDS encoding D-2-hydroxyacid dehydrogenase family protein: MKVHILDDWFDTLRTLPSFAKLDAHQVTVWNDHTEDVDLLAERLKDAEALVLFRERTPVSEPLLARLPTLKLISQRSVYPHVDVPACTANGVVLCSNMHAGTPSTAASEHTFALILASARQIPQQMASMQAGQWQLAPGQTLSGRRIGLYGYGRIAKQVAGYARAFGMEVVWWASEAGRARAAADGETVAESRAAFFADSDIVSLHVRLKPETRGIITAADLTAMKPTASFINTSRSGLVEAGALQAVLDAGRPGRLALDVFDTEPHTDPDDPLLTHPNVIVTPHIGYVTEDELNLQFSDIYDQINAYAEGAPIHMINPEVWPG; the protein is encoded by the coding sequence ATGAAAGTTCATATCCTGGACGATTGGTTCGATACCCTGCGCACGCTGCCCAGTTTCGCAAAACTGGATGCCCACCAGGTGACGGTCTGGAACGACCACACAGAAGACGTGGACCTGCTGGCCGAGCGCCTGAAAGACGCCGAGGCGCTTGTCCTGTTCCGCGAACGCACGCCCGTTTCCGAACCGCTTCTGGCGCGTCTGCCGACCCTCAAGCTGATCAGCCAGCGCTCTGTCTATCCCCATGTGGATGTCCCGGCCTGCACCGCGAATGGCGTGGTCTTGTGCTCCAACATGCACGCAGGCACGCCCTCGACCGCCGCGTCAGAGCATACGTTTGCCTTGATCCTCGCTTCCGCCCGGCAGATCCCGCAGCAGATGGCCTCGATGCAGGCGGGGCAGTGGCAATTGGCACCGGGGCAGACCCTGTCGGGGCGGCGCATCGGCCTCTACGGCTATGGGCGCATCGCCAAGCAGGTGGCGGGATATGCGCGCGCCTTCGGGATGGAGGTGGTCTGGTGGGCGTCCGAGGCTGGCCGGGCCCGCGCCGCCGCCGATGGCGAAACCGTTGCCGAAAGCCGTGCCGCGTTCTTTGCGGACTCGGACATCGTCAGCCTGCACGTCCGTCTGAAGCCGGAAACGCGCGGCATCATCACGGCTGCGGACCTGACGGCCATGAAACCAACGGCCAGCTTCATCAACACCTCGCGCTCGGGCCTTGTGGAGGCCGGGGCATTGCAGGCGGTGCTTGACGCAGGCCGCCCCGGCAGGCTTGCGCTGGATGTGTTCGATACCGAGCCGCACACCGACCCGGACGATCCCCTTCTGACGCACCCCAATGTCATCGTGACACCGCACATCGGCTACGTCACCGAGGATGAATTGAACCTGCAATTCAGCGATATTTACGATCAGATCAACGCCTATGCCGAGGGGGCGCCGATCCACATGATCAATCCCGAGGTCTGGCCCGGATGA